A single Candidatus Latescibacter sp. DNA region contains:
- a CDS encoding sigma 54-interacting transcriptional regulator, protein MTTGETKSEGFDAIRSKVLLTHAMKLANAPLVVEERLELLARIIGEYLSVDDVLIFLKEPETDTLVLRISIGLDPIAIGNVRISIGQGITGMVAKTRKYLTSKNILKDPRSFYSAYSEDEKYPSILSVPILWNDELLGVVNIRSKVEREFTEREAQELNNFTASIAGSIKHAQEYENLEYKAKLLELSNKIAGTVSSSLDLDVILDELAWEIANSFGINGVIIYLMDSKGTVTKTTSYGLKSTFVKNYPRETAASCFLTGEPKIRTIDTAKPFPDTSGRDQWNICLPLINRNKSLGVISLFGIDKENDDPKGLFLSIGVDVLLHIAGLSALAIENAVIHTEMKRLADENQKKLDVIDTMYARITAIFNSITNGIIAVDENGIIQDFNNLARKSLGLDDSARGSRNIDAITSYKPSLASIISQGNDLDNRVVTFITPASKFAAVVTTRSFRDASGEHRGSVISFRPMEDTVKLLSRFTSQRPRYTFEDIIGHSTSLAETVKLARLAAPTNSNVLIIGESGTGKELFSQAVHNASLVADGPFIPVNCAAIPKDLIESELFGYAEGAFTGARKGGYIGKFEQATGGTIFLDEIGDMPLDLQMKLLRVLQEKMIQRVGSEHIIPVSARVIAATNRDLKKAIQNGEFREELFWRLNVLTIQIPPLRDRKIDIPEFIQFFIEKFSKSSGKQIAGIDPGVLKKLMDYSWQGNIRELENALEHAVLIAQSKTISWDDIPSSLKDRMDEEVTGTTISDDLAEIHRTRDDSSRKLFREAILLAKGDVSLAAKKLGMSRATLYRRLKKADMTMSISTMRHSVNSEK, encoded by the coding sequence ATGACTACCGGCGAGACAAAATCGGAAGGATTCGATGCCATCCGATCGAAAGTGCTCCTCACCCACGCCATGAAACTGGCGAACGCCCCGCTGGTGGTCGAAGAGCGGCTGGAGCTCCTTGCCCGCATCATCGGCGAGTACCTTTCGGTGGATGATGTGCTCATCTTCCTCAAGGAGCCGGAGACCGACACCCTGGTGCTCCGCATCAGCATCGGTCTTGACCCCATCGCCATCGGAAACGTGCGGATTTCCATCGGCCAGGGTATCACCGGGATGGTGGCGAAAACCCGGAAATACCTGACCTCTAAAAATATCCTGAAAGATCCCCGGAGCTTTTATTCCGCCTATTCGGAAGATGAAAAATACCCATCGATTCTTTCAGTGCCCATTCTCTGGAACGATGAGCTTCTCGGAGTGGTCAACATCCGGAGCAAGGTGGAGCGTGAATTCACCGAGAGAGAGGCGCAGGAGCTGAATAATTTTACTGCAAGCATCGCAGGCTCGATAAAGCACGCTCAGGAATATGAAAACCTTGAATACAAGGCCAAGCTCCTGGAACTCTCGAACAAGATTGCCGGTACGGTTTCATCGTCGCTCGATCTGGACGTTATCCTCGATGAACTGGCCTGGGAGATCGCCAACAGTTTCGGAATAAACGGGGTCATCATCTATCTCATGGACAGCAAGGGAACGGTAACCAAAACCACTTCCTACGGTCTTAAATCCACTTTTGTGAAGAATTATCCCCGGGAGACCGCTGCCAGTTGTTTTTTGACCGGCGAACCCAAAATCCGTACCATCGATACAGCCAAACCTTTTCCGGACACTTCCGGGCGCGACCAGTGGAATATATGCCTTCCCCTGATCAACCGTAACAAGAGCCTCGGAGTGATCAGCCTTTTCGGCATTGACAAGGAGAATGACGATCCGAAGGGACTGTTCCTCTCTATCGGCGTCGATGTACTCCTGCACATAGCGGGATTATCCGCCCTGGCCATCGAGAATGCGGTCATCCATACGGAAATGAAGCGGCTGGCCGATGAAAATCAGAAAAAATTGGATGTCATCGATACCATGTACGCCCGGATAACCGCGATTTTCAATTCAATCACCAACGGCATCATAGCTGTGGATGAAAACGGTATCATACAGGATTTCAACAATCTTGCCCGCAAGTCGCTCGGCCTGGATGATTCCGCGCGCGGTTCACGGAACATAGATGCGATTACCTCATACAAACCATCTCTGGCCAGCATTATTTCACAGGGCAACGATCTCGACAACCGTGTTGTGACATTCATCACCCCGGCCAGCAAGTTCGCGGCAGTGGTGACCACTCGTTCTTTCCGGGACGCTTCAGGGGAACACCGTGGAAGCGTGATATCCTTCCGCCCCATGGAGGATACGGTGAAGCTGCTCTCACGGTTCACCTCACAGCGTCCACGCTATACCTTCGAAGACATCATCGGGCATTCCACCTCCCTTGCGGAAACAGTGAAACTGGCCCGGCTCGCCGCCCCGACCAATTCAAACGTGCTCATCATAGGCGAGAGCGGCACGGGAAAGGAGCTGTTCAGCCAGGCTGTCCATAACGCTTCACTAGTGGCGGATGGCCCTTTCATACCGGTGAACTGCGCCGCCATTCCCAAAGATTTGATCGAAAGCGAACTGTTCGGGTATGCCGAAGGGGCGTTTACCGGCGCCCGCAAGGGAGGCTACATCGGCAAATTCGAACAGGCCACCGGAGGCACTATCTTTCTGGATGAGATCGGGGATATGCCTCTCGATCTCCAGATGAAACTTTTGCGGGTTCTCCAGGAAAAGATGATCCAGCGAGTCGGCTCGGAGCACATAATACCGGTATCCGCTCGCGTAATCGCCGCCACCAACCGCGATCTGAAAAAAGCCATCCAGAATGGGGAGTTCCGCGAGGAACTGTTCTGGCGCCTCAATGTTCTGACCATCCAGATACCTCCTCTGCGCGACCGCAAGATCGATATACCTGAGTTCATACAATTTTTTATCGAAAAATTCTCCAAATCCTCGGGAAAACAGATCGCCGGAATCGATCCCGGAGTACTCAAAAAACTTATGGATTATTCCTGGCAAGGGAATATACGGGAATTGGAAAATGCCCTCGAACATGCCGTCCTTATCGCCCAATCAAAAACTATCTCCTGGGATGATATCCCGTCCAGTTTGAAAGACCGGATGGATGAAGAGGTGACAGGAACTACTATCTCCGACGATTTAGCAGAGATACACCGCACACGGGACGATTCCTCGCGCAAACTCTTCCGCGAAGCGATCCTTCTGGCAAAAGGGGATGTATCACTGGCAGCAAAAAAGCTGGGAATGAGCCGGGCGACCCTTTACCGTCGGCTGAAAAAAGCTGATATGACAATGTCCATCTCAACCATGAGACACAGTGTCAATAGTGAGAAATAA